A segment of the Desulfofundulus kuznetsovii DSM 6115 genome:
TTGATCTTTTCATAGTCGTCTTCGTGGGCAAAGGTGCAGGCGACGGCCACCACGGTCATCCCCAGTTCCTCCATCAGCTTGATCCAGTGCCATACCCGGGGACCGCCGACGTAAATGGCCACCCGCTTGCCCTTTAACTTTTCCCGGTAGAAAGCCAGGCTCTTTTCCACCCGCTTCATTTCCCCGGCAATCACCTTCTCGGCCCGCTCCTCCAGGCCGAAGAAGGCAGCGGTTTTCCGCAGCGCTTCTGCAGTCTGCTTAATCCCGAAGAGCGAGACGCGGATAAATGGAATGTTAAACCCGTCTTTGATCATGTGGGCGATATATTCGGCGGAACGCTGGCAGTGCACCACGTTTAATTTCACATCGGGCATCTTGACCAGGTTTTCGATGCGCTCGTTGCCGCTGAAAACGGCTGCAATGCGCACGCCGATTTTCTCAAAGAGCGGCCTGACTATCTTTAAATCCCAGTCCATGTTGTACTCGCCAATCAAGCAGATGTCATAGGGAGTTTTCTCTTCTTCGGACATTTTCAGCTCCGGCCGGCGCTCCCTCAACTGCCGTATCTGCCGGTAAAACTGGGTGTTAAAGTCGTGGTGCCCCCTGGACTGGCTCACCCCGGAACAACCCGGTGATTCGGAAGTGAAGATCAGCTTGCCGGTTTTCTTTTCCACCTGCCGGGCTATCGCCTGCACGTCGTCGCCGATCAGCCCCGTGGTGCAGGTGGTGAAGATGATCAATCCCTTTGCCTCGGGGAACAGCCGGATGGCTTCCAGGCAGGCCTGTTCCAGCTTTTTCATGCCCCCGAAGACAACGTCTTTTTCCTGCATGTCGGTACACATGCAGTAGCGGCGGTTGAAGGCGACGTTGGTCAGGCGGGTGGGCGTAGCCCAGGGATAAAAGTCGGATAGATGCCGCCGCGTACCCCACGTGTACCAGGCGCAACCTGCCGGCGCGTGAACCAGTTGAATGACGTCGGAAATTGGTCCGCCCACGACCCCGCGGGCACCGGCAAAAGCTCACCCGCGCTCGGTCATATCTCCCGGAATGGTGGCGATATTACAGGCGGGAATTATGGATTTCTCCTTTTCTGTGCGGTAAATATGCTTATCCCGCTCGGGAATCGTTTCGTTGCACTTCATTCTTACCACAGGCATGATTTCATTCCTCCCCTCACGTCTTTCGCGACAGCCGTCCCCCCGGCCGGAGGACTATTGCCACACTTCATTTAAGCGTGCAATTCCCGGACACTTTATGACCCGTTCTGTTATCAGATGGCTGCCGGGCCTTTTTCCCCCGTGCGTACCCGGACTACCTCTTCTACAGGGCAGACAAAGATACGTCCGTCTCCTATCCGGCCGGTACGGTTGATTTTGATGATTGCAGCCACGACCAGGGACACGTCCCGGTCGTCCACCACCAGGGAAATCATCCGTTTGGGCACGTATTTCATCCCGCCCTCCTGCTTTTCCAGTTCGGGGTTGACGGCAAAGGTCACTTCACCCGTGATTCCCTTCTGCTTGCCCCGCCCCACCACCTTGCAGGCGTTCAGACCCGGAAAACCCAGCACGGCCAGGGCTTCTTTAGTGGCGTTAATTTTATTGGGCCTGATAATGGCAACTACTTCCTTCATGGCATATTCACCCCCGCGCAAAATCCACCGGAGAGTGCCGGTGCCAGCGGCGTTTTACCGGCCTCCGGCAAGAA
Coding sequences within it:
- a CDS encoding nitrogenase component I subunit alpha, which codes for MPVVRMKCNETIPERDKHIYRTEKEKSIIPACNIATIPGDMTERGUAFAGARGVVGGPISDVIQLVHAPAGCAWYTWGTRRHLSDFYPWATPTRLTNVAFNRRYCMCTDMQEKDVVFGGMKKLEQACLEAIRLFPEAKGLIIFTTCTTGLIGDDVQAIARQVEKKTGKLIFTSESPGCSGVSQSRGHHDFNTQFYRQIRQLRERRPELKMSEEEKTPYDICLIGEYNMDWDLKIVRPLFEKIGVRIAAVFSGNERIENLVKMPDVKLNVVHCQRSAEYIAHMIKDGFNIPFIRVSLFGIKQTAEALRKTAAFFGLEERAEKVIAGEMKRVEKSLAFYREKLKGKRVAIYVGGPRVWHWIKLMEELGMTVVAVACTFAHEDDYEKINARAPEGMLVIDNPNEFEIEEMLKTEKPDLFLTGLKEKYIARKMGIPTVNSHSYEKGPYAGFVGMVNFARDIYQALYAPVWKYQWGIDGAPAKDEEEGSCS
- a CDS encoding P-II family nitrogen regulator; translation: MKEVVAIIRPNKINATKEALAVLGFPGLNACKVVGRGKQKGITGEVTFAVNPELEKQEGGMKYVPKRMISLVVDDRDVSLVVAAIIKINRTGRIGDGRIFVCPVEEVVRVRTGEKGPAAI